From Campylobacter showae:
TATCGCAAATTCGGTATCGGCCACGGACACGACTTAGCAGACTTTGATACCTATCACAAAGTGCGCGGACTAAGGTGGCCCGTCGTAGACGGAAAAGAGACTCAGTGGAGATTTAACGCTAAATACGATCCGTATGCGAAAAAATTTGCCGAGGATGGCAAGCAGTTTGCATTCTACGGCAATAAAAAAGCCAAGTTGCAAAAAGGCGATTTGACCAAAGTAACTAGCGGAGACGAGAAATTTTCTATCGCTAATAAAGCCAAAATTTTCTTCCGTCCTTATATGGATCCTTGCGAGATGCCTGATACTACGTATCCTTTCTGGCTATGCACGGGCCGCGTCTTGGAGCACTGGCATACCGGCACTATGACTATGCGCGTTCCTGAGCTTTACCGCGCCGTACCTGAAGCGCTTTGCTACATGCACGAAGGCGATGCGCAGAAGCTAAATTTACAACATAACGACGTAGTTTGGATCGAGTCTCGCCGCGGTAAGGTAAAAGCAAGACTGGATCTGCGCGGACGAAATAAAACTCCTTCGGGCCTAGTGTACGTGCCGTTTTTCGATGAAAACGTATATATCAACAAAGTCTGCTTAGATGCGACTTGCCCGATCTCAAAAGAGACGGACTATAAAAAATGCGCGGTTAAAATTTACAAGGCTTAATAATGCAAAATAGAAGAGAGGCTTTAAAATTTGGGTTAAAAGCGATTAGTTTGGTTCTCGCGGGCGGCTTTATCTGGAGTACGCAAACGACGGCTAAAGCCCAAACTCTACTCATCAGGCCGCCGGGTGCTTTAAAGGAGAAAAATTTCCTTAGCGAGTGCATACGCTGCGGGCTTTGCGTAGAAGCCTGTCCTTGGGATACGCTTAAGCTTGCGGATTTAGACGACGGATTGCCTTATGGCACTCCGTTTTATACTCCGCGAAATATCCCTTGCTATATGTGTACGGATATCCCGTGCACGGTCGCCTGTCCGACCGGAGCTCTAGATACGAAGCTGGTGAGCGAGGATAACGGCAAGCTAAATATAAACAAAGCGCAAATGGGTATCGCGGTGCTGGATCCAAATTTCTGCATCGCTTACGAGGGGCTTCGCTGCGACGCTTGCTACCGCGCCTGTCCTTTGATAGATAAAGCGTTAAGGCTTGAATATGTCCGCAACGAACGCACGCAAAAGCATGCGTTTTTTAAACCGGTCGTGGACGCCGACTACTGCACTGGCTGCGGCATGTGCGAGCAAGTTTGCGTGACGCCAAAGGCTTCTATCTTCGTGCTTCCGCGCGAGATAGGACTTGGCTCTAGCAACGAACAGTACGTAAAAGGCTGGGTCGAGGGCGCGGATAAAAAGCTAAAAGACGCTGAGCCAAAAGAGTTTAAAACTGATGAGAAAAAGCTAAACGACTATCTAAATAGCGGAGATTTGCTATGAAATATTTGATTTTAAGAAGGATAAGTCAAATTTTGATCCTAGGGCTGTTTTTTGCGAGCAACTACTACGGAATTAAAATTTTACAAGGCAATCTCAGCTCATCTTTGCTTTTTGGAGTTGTTCCTCTTAGCGATCCGTTTGCCGTTTTGCAGTTATATCTAGCTAGTTTTAGTATTGCTTCGGGCGCTCTTGTCGGGGCCGCTATCGTATTTGCTTTTTACGCGATCGTCGCTCCGCGCGCATTTTGCAGCTGGGTTTGCCCGGTAAATATCATCACTGAAACCGCTCGCTGGGTCCGAGTAAAGCTTGGCTACGATAAAGATAAAAAATTCGTAAATTTCACGCGAAGCGCGAGATATTACGTTTTAGGATTTACGCTTTTTATCTCGCTAGTCACTTCGGCTCCGGCGTTTGAGGGCGTTAGCTTTATCGGCATTATTCAGCGCGGAGTCATCTACGGCGGCACGTTGTGGTTGTTCGTGGCGTTTGGGGTGTTTGCGATAGACGCGTTTACCGGCGATAGATTAGTCTGCTCAAAGCTTTGTCCGCTAGGCGCTTTTTACGCGATAGCCGGCAAATTTGCCCTTATTAGAGTAAAGCACGACGTGGCTAGCTGCACCAACTGTATGAAATGTAAGCTAATCTGCCCGGAAAACCAAGTGCTTGGCATCATAGGCAAGCAAAGCGGGTTTATAACCTCGAGCGAGTGCATCAGCTGCGGACGCTGTATCGACGTCTGCGACGACGACGCGCTCAAATTTAATATTAAAAATTTACTAAAGGAGAAAAATCAATGAAGGCGAGAATTTTGGCGGGATTGGCGTGCGCCGTCCTCGTATTTTCGGGATATGCCGAAGCTAAAGAAGAACAAAAATCATCTAGCTCCGTACAAACTCAAAAAGTAGAGCAAAAAAATAAATCAAAATCATCCGATAGCAAAGAAGCTAAGGATCTAAATATCTTGCGTTCGGCTAACGACGTTATGGACGAAGAAGAGGTAAAGCTAGCCGATATCAACTGGACGAAACCTGCCGCAGGTGAAGCGCAAAGATATGAGCGCTCTTTTGAAAATGCGCCGCCGATGATACCTCATGATTTAGAGGGTTTGATACCGATAACTGCGGATAATAATATGTGCGTTACATGCCATATGCCTGAAGTCGCAAAAGACGTCGGCGCGACCGCGATCCCTAAATCGCACCTTTATAGCATAAGAAACAAAAAAGACCTCGACGGTAAGCTTAGCGACGACCGCTTTAACTGTACCGTTTGCCACGTACCACAGGCGAATGTAGAGGCTAAGTTTAAAAATAACTTTAAGCCGGAGTACCGCGACGCTAACTCGTCTCAGCATTCCAATCTGTTAGACGTACTAAACGAAGGCGTTAGGTGAGCGTATCCAGACGCGAACTATTTGCTAAATTTTTGGGCGGCAAAACCGCTCAAAAATTTATCGCTCCGCCTTATTTTTGCGGCGAATTTAATTGTGTGGATTGCGAAGCGCCTTGCGTTAGCGCTTGCGATAGAGAGCTTTTGAGTTTTGAAAACGAGAGAGTAAATTTTAAATTTAAGTCCTTGGGATGCAACTTTTGTAAAGAGTGCGCGCTCGCTTGCGAGGAGACGGGACGAGAGGTTTTAAATTTAAAATTTGCAGCTAAAATCGAAGCTAAAATTTTTATAGATGTGCATAGTTGCCTTGCGTGGAACGGCACGATTTGCTGTAGCTGTCAGGACGTTTGCAGATTTAGAGCGATCGATTTTTTAGGCGTTTTTCGCCCGAGCGTAAATCAAAAATGCACGGGCTGCGCGCAGTGTATGGAAGTTTGCTTCGCAAATAGTATCAAAATGGAGGCGTTATGAGAAAATTTATTTTATTTTTTACGGCGATTTTTTGCTTAAATTTGACCGCAAATTTAGCGGCGGCACCGCTTGAGATATCACAACCTGATAAGGTCATAAAAGCCGGCGCAAACGTGATAAGCTCAAATTTGATAGATGAAATTTTATATCTAGGCACGGACGGCGGCGAGCTTGATATTTACGACATAAAGGCGGATAAATTTTTAGAACCGATCAAATTTCGTACGGTCAAAACACACTTTAGCGACGAAGAGCCCGCGAAAGTTTTTAGTATCGACCGTTTGGGCGATATGCTTTTGGTTTTAACCGAGATGGACTACAATGAGCGCTATTTATACGTTTTTAAAAAAGAAAACAATGGCTGGAACGAGGTTAGCAATATGCACCTAGCTAATAAATCCGCTAAAAAAGCCTTTTTCATAGATGAAAAAACGGCGGTAGTATCGGACTTTGGCAATGAAATTTACTATATCGACCTAGAGAGTAAAAAAGCGGTCTTTAAACATAAATTTTCTATCGCGCTTTACGTTGATTTTGAGATCAACAAAACCCGCGACAAAATCGCTATCGGAGCCGAAAGTGGCGTGATTTATATCTATAATCTAAAAACTCGCCAAACCGAGCAAACGCTAAATTTCTTTAAAGACAATATGTACGACATTGACTACAAAAATGACGTCGTAGCCGTGGGCTGTATCGACAAACAAGCAGGCGTTTTTAACGGCTCGATGAGCTATTTTAAGTCTGATTTTATCGTTTATGCGACGGGGCTTAGCGACGACGCCAAAACGCTAGCGTATATGAACGGCGAAGAGAGCGATATCTTGGTCTACGACATCGCAAGCAAAACAAAACTCGCGACCGTAAAAACCGGACAGCAAATTTTAAATGAAATTTACCTCTCCGATAGCGGCAGGCTAATCAGCGTCGCGTACGAAAAAGAGGTTAAATTTTGGAGCGTAAAATGAACATATCAAGTGCGATAGTATATACCAAAGACGGAAACGAAGCTGCCGAGGTAGCTAAAAGAATCGAACAAGTAAAAGGCTGCGAGGTTATCGCATCGCAAGAGGGCAAAATCGTAGTCGTGATGAGCGCGGAAAATTTAGATGGCGAGATAGAGCTTTTTAAGGCGCTAGAAAGCGTCGAGGGCGTAGCTGGGGCCGCTATGATATATAGCTATCAAGAGGACTTGGAAAAAGATATCGAAAGCATCAAAAAAAGCGGCAAGATAAGCGAGATTTTACTTGACGAAAATATCGACGCTAAGGATATCGTATATAACGGCCACGTCGGCGATAGGGTAAAATAATTTTTTACCCGTTAACTTTATCCTAAATTTGACGATATATAATACAGAATAAAATCTAAAGGATAAAAAATGCAAAGCATGAACGGCTTACCCCAAAATCTATACATCCCGCAACCTCGCTACGATGTGCAGAACGTCCAAAACTCGGCAAGCGTAGATCAAAACGAAAATATCAAAAGAATGCAAGAAGCCTATGCAAATATCGACGTAAAGCAGCTAACGAATAGCTATTTGTCGCATTTTCAAGCTAGAGCGGACTCAAATTCGAGTTCAAATTTTTTATCTCAGGTTTCAGCTTTTAATGGCTCTGCAAAATTTAGTGACATTTTTGGTGCTCAAAGCAAAAGTATAAATTCCCTAAATGATATCTTGTCCGGCGTCGATTTTAAATCTATCGGCTATGAAGGCAAGCCTATAACGCAACTAAGCCAAAGCGAAGCCAGCGATCTAGTGAGCGAGAATGGATTTTTCGGTATCACAAACACCGCGGATAGGATTTCAAATTTTATTATTAGCGCCGCAGGAGACGACTTGCAAAAGCTAGAAGCTGGAAAAGAAGGCATGCTAAGGGGCTTTAAAGAGGCTGAGAAAATTTGGGGTGGTAAACTGCCTGAAATTTCGCAAAAAACGATAGAAAAGGCAACGCAAGCCGTAGATAAAAGAATAGCCGAACTCGGTGGGAACGTACTCAGTGTTCAGGCTTAAGTTTTTAAATTTAGTCGCCGTTTTGCTGGTTTTTAGTGGTTGTGCTTTTTTTGAGCAAAAACCGCCACCAAAAGTTGTCCAAAAACCAGTCGTTCAAAAACCTGCGCCCGCTAAGGGCTCATTGCGCGGCGTGATATCAAGCGTAACCTACGACGGCGGCAGATACTGCTACGATATAAAATCAATCGACGTATCAAACGGCAAGCTGCCTAGCGGCAAGTACTGTGCGGATAAATTTTACTTTTCTAGCGGAGATACCGTTTATGCTAGCGTTTCGGGCGGTCTCGTTACAGAGATGCTACTTATAAAAAGCGGAGCGCACCACGTTACGCATAAAGTAAAAAAAGTGGCGAAATTTAAAAGCACAAACTCTGTAAAAAGCCCACAGCAACAAGAAAGCAACAAAAAAATTCTAATTGATGTTCCAAAAAGTGAAAATATCAGCTTTGATTAGCCGTTGATTTACCGAAATATTTTATAATTCTCACAAGCAATCAAAGTTAGAACTCCTTTTAAGAAGGGGATGTGCGTCCCCTTTTTTATCTTTTTATCTCGCAAAAATCCTTGAAATTAAGCTTTCATATTTAAGCTTTGTTGGCAGTATTCTTATTTTAATAATATTAAGTATCAAAAATAGCCTTAAAACAGCTTGATATATTCGTGTTTTATGATTATTTATGTCAAATTTTTGCATTAAGCTTACCACGACCGATTTTGTGCTAAAATTATGACTATAAAACTTTTATAAAGGAGAACTTATGAAACTCGCTAAAATTTCTTTAGCTGCTTTGGTTGCGCTAGGCGCTTTCTCTACTTTAAATGCTACTCCGCTTGAAGAAGCTATTAAAGATGTAGATTTTTCTGGATTTGCAAGATATAGATATACTCACAATAAAGTCCGCTGGAATGGTATGCCAGGCGCATTCAACAAAAATAATGCAAATCATAACTTCAGATTTGTAGGTACTTTTAAGGCTGCTCTTGACGACAACTTCTTTGGCGTATTGGGTCTAAGATACGCAGCAAGTGACGGTTCTGGATTTAATGGCGATACCACCAATACTACAAGCTCATTTGGTGTAAGAGAATTTTATCTTGGCTACAACATAAACAATACTACAATAACAGCTGGCAAGCAATTTGTTAAAACATATTTTGACGATGATTTGGTAGGAACTGGCTTAAGAGTACAAAACACTGATATATCAGGTCTTACTTTGGTTGGTGTTGCTTTTGACGCACTTGAAACCGATAGCATTGACTATGACGGTCGACTACTATCAGGCCTAGCAGGATCAAAAAGCCTTAACTACTATGGCGTGGGTGCAATGGGAAGCTATGATCCTGTAAACTTTAAAGCTTGGTGGGCATACCTTGAGGATACCGCAAATTTATTTGCAGCTGATGCGGCTTTGAAATTTGATCTAGATGCGGTAAAACTAGGCTTACAAGCACAATATGTTCACAACGAATCAGACGACAATAACTTTGGCGATGCAAATTTCTTTGCTGCTAAAGGTGACGTAGGATTTGCCGGAGTCGGTTTAAATGCTGGTTATATCTACTATAAGGCCAAAGACGATAAAAAATCTTTCGTAACTGTTGAAGATAACGGCAAATTAATCAATCCGGGCAAATTACTTAACTCTGTAATGAACGGTAGCGCTCAATACTATAACAATATCAAAGGCAAAAACGACTATTGGTTTATCGGAGCGTCATATAAATTTAATGAATTTGGTTTGTATGCTAACTATATAGACGGTAAAGGCTATAGCTATAGATACAATAAGAGAGTTGATAGAGACGAGTGGAACGTCGGCGGCAGCTATGCTTACAGCAAAAAGCTTAATTTCTCTACATTCTATGCAGCAGCTAAAGAAAAAGACGGAGATCATAAAAATAAACACGACCGCATAAGATTCGAAGCCAAATACAGCTTCTAATCAAAAAAGCTAGTTTTATGCTATAATCCCAAGCAAAATTTCCCTTGCTTGGGATTTTTAAATTTATCAAAAAGGTTTTTCATGAAATTTATGCATTTTTCGCTTTTAGCATGTCTTTTGACTTTTTCTTTAAATGCTGCAGACGAGCCGAGTTATATATTCGAGGCAAAGGGTGAATTTGCAAAAGAGCTAAAAAGTTTGGTAGAAAAATATTCTAAAGACGAAAATATAAGTATAAACGTTTATGAAAAAGCTCCTGAGACTGATAGTGGCGGCAAGTTTTTAAATATCGGCGTAGATACCAAAAGAAGGTATAGCGTGGAAAAAGGTCGCGAACTGTATGCTAAAAATTGCGCTTCTTGTCACGGCGAAGATGGGAATAAAAGAGCTTATGGCACATCCAAAAAGTTAACTAAAGTAAGTGCAGAGGATATAGAGGCTGCTTTTTCTGGTTATCTAAACGATTCTGACTATGGCGGAAATATGAGAAATCTAATGAAAACCGTTGCCGCTAAAACAAAATATAGCGACCTTGGGGCAATTATTGCCTTTTTAAAGGGCAAAGATGCTTTGCAATATAAGGGAAGCGAACAGGAAAACTCTGACGTCTCTACTACTCCTACTCAAGGAAGCTACTTAAAATAATCCAATTTGCCGAGTCGATTTGGCTCGGCATGTTAAAAATATTTCAAATTTTAAATCTCTATAGTATATTTTAGTAAACGCTCGGTAATATTCCAAAGAAATATAAAATTTTTAAGCTTGTTAAAGGCTACATTATGTTAAGATTCTAAAATATTAAATCTTATTTGAGGAGAAAATAATGAAAATTGCTAAAATTTCATTGGCTGCTTTGGTTGCACTAGGTGCTTTTTCAACTGTAGCGAGTGCTACGCCGCTTGAAGAGGCGATCAAAAATGTAGATCTTTCTGGATATGCAAGATATAGATATAATAACGTTACAGTTAAGCAAGCTAACGGCGTAAAAGATAATACG
This genomic window contains:
- the napG gene encoding ferredoxin-type protein NapG — encoded protein: MQNRREALKFGLKAISLVLAGGFIWSTQTTAKAQTLLIRPPGALKEKNFLSECIRCGLCVEACPWDTLKLADLDDGLPYGTPFYTPRNIPCYMCTDIPCTVACPTGALDTKLVSEDNGKLNINKAQMGIAVLDPNFCIAYEGLRCDACYRACPLIDKALRLEYVRNERTQKHAFFKPVVDADYCTGCGMCEQVCVTPKASIFVLPREIGLGSSNEQYVKGWVEGADKKLKDAEPKEFKTDEKKLNDYLNSGDLL
- the napH gene encoding quinol dehydrogenase ferredoxin subunit NapH; this translates as MKYLILRRISQILILGLFFASNYYGIKILQGNLSSSLLFGVVPLSDPFAVLQLYLASFSIASGALVGAAIVFAFYAIVAPRAFCSWVCPVNIITETARWVRVKLGYDKDKKFVNFTRSARYYVLGFTLFISLVTSAPAFEGVSFIGIIQRGVIYGGTLWLFVAFGVFAIDAFTGDRLVCSKLCPLGAFYAIAGKFALIRVKHDVASCTNCMKCKLICPENQVLGIIGKQSGFITSSECISCGRCIDVCDDDALKFNIKNLLKEKNQ
- a CDS encoding nitrate reductase cytochrome c-type subunit, which translates into the protein MKARILAGLACAVLVFSGYAEAKEEQKSSSSVQTQKVEQKNKSKSSDSKEAKDLNILRSANDVMDEEEVKLADINWTKPAAGEAQRYERSFENAPPMIPHDLEGLIPITADNNMCVTCHMPEVAKDVGATAIPKSHLYSIRNKKDLDGKLSDDRFNCTVCHVPQANVEAKFKNNFKPEYRDANSSQHSNLLDVLNEGVR
- a CDS encoding 4Fe-4S ferredoxin; the encoded protein is MSVSRRELFAKFLGGKTAQKFIAPPYFCGEFNCVDCEAPCVSACDRELLSFENERVNFKFKSLGCNFCKECALACEETGREVLNLKFAAKIEAKIFIDVHSCLAWNGTICCSCQDVCRFRAIDFLGVFRPSVNQKCTGCAQCMEVCFANSIKMEAL
- a CDS encoding hydrolase codes for the protein MRKFILFFTAIFCLNLTANLAAAPLEISQPDKVIKAGANVISSNLIDEILYLGTDGGELDIYDIKADKFLEPIKFRTVKTHFSDEEPAKVFSIDRLGDMLLVLTEMDYNERYLYVFKKENNGWNEVSNMHLANKSAKKAFFIDEKTAVVSDFGNEIYYIDLESKKAVFKHKFSIALYVDFEINKTRDKIAIGAESGVIYIYNLKTRQTEQTLNFFKDNMYDIDYKNDVVAVGCIDKQAGVFNGSMSYFKSDFIVYATGLSDDAKTLAYMNGEESDILVYDIASKTKLATVKTGQQILNEIYLSDSGRLISVAYEKEVKFWSVK
- a CDS encoding chaperone NapD, with the translated sequence MNISSAIVYTKDGNEAAEVAKRIEQVKGCEVIASQEGKIVVVMSAENLDGEIELFKALESVEGVAGAAMIYSYQEDLEKDIESIKKSGKISEILLDENIDAKDIVYNGHVGDRVK
- a CDS encoding hydrogenase-4 component G, encoding MQSMNGLPQNLYIPQPRYDVQNVQNSASVDQNENIKRMQEAYANIDVKQLTNSYLSHFQARADSNSSSNFLSQVSAFNGSAKFSDIFGAQSKSINSLNDILSGVDFKSIGYEGKPITQLSQSEASDLVSENGFFGITNTADRISNFIISAAGDDLQKLEAGKEGMLRGFKEAEKIWGGKLPEISQKTIEKATQAVDKRIAELGGNVLSVQA
- a CDS encoding porin, whose product is MKLAKISLAALVALGAFSTLNATPLEEAIKDVDFSGFARYRYTHNKVRWNGMPGAFNKNNANHNFRFVGTFKAALDDNFFGVLGLRYAASDGSGFNGDTTNTTSSFGVREFYLGYNINNTTITAGKQFVKTYFDDDLVGTGLRVQNTDISGLTLVGVAFDALETDSIDYDGRLLSGLAGSKSLNYYGVGAMGSYDPVNFKAWWAYLEDTANLFAADAALKFDLDAVKLGLQAQYVHNESDDNNFGDANFFAAKGDVGFAGVGLNAGYIYYKAKDDKKSFVTVEDNGKLINPGKLLNSVMNGSAQYYNNIKGKNDYWFIGASYKFNEFGLYANYIDGKGYSYRYNKRVDRDEWNVGGSYAYSKKLNFSTFYAAAKEKDGDHKNKHDRIRFEAKYSF
- a CDS encoding c-type cytochrome, which gives rise to MKFMHFSLLACLLTFSLNAADEPSYIFEAKGEFAKELKSLVEKYSKDENISINVYEKAPETDSGGKFLNIGVDTKRRYSVEKGRELYAKNCASCHGEDGNKRAYGTSKKLTKVSAEDIEAAFSGYLNDSDYGGNMRNLMKTVAAKTKYSDLGAIIAFLKGKDALQYKGSEQENSDVSTTPTQGSYLK